Genomic DNA from Rana temporaria chromosome 1, aRanTem1.1, whole genome shotgun sequence:
TTTCTACTCCAGATGGTGGGCCTTCATGCAATCAACTTTATCCaagaggaattaaaaaaaatgtaaaaaaaaacttttaaaaatggcagttttttcgggagcagtgattttaataatgcttaaaatgaaacaataaaaataaaatattcctttaaatattgtgcctggggggcgtctatagtatgcctgtaaagtggcacatttttccccatgtttagaacagtccagcagcaaaatgacatttctaaaggaagaaaagtcatttaaaaagtcatttaaaatcatactATGGGACAACCAACTACCATGGTCCCCCATTACACAGGGGAAGAGGACACTTTCGACCATATACCCAACCCCAGTGGGACCCAATGTTCTCTGTATCAGTACCTACAGTAtctcgcaaaagtgagtacacccctcccatttttgtaaatatttattataatcgtataactccacacacagccattgtctaaaccgctggcaacaaaagtgagtacacccctaaatgaaaatgcccaaattgggcccaattagctattttccctcccagtgtcatgcgacttgttagtgttacaaggtctcaggagtaaatggggagcaggcgtgttaaattcagtgttatcactctcactccctCAAACTGGTCAACTCTGGGGATCTGAAAAAGATAGAAttcttgctctacataaagatggcctaggctataagaagattggcaagaccctgaaactaagctgcagcacggtggcaaaGACCATACAGCAATTTACCAGGACAggctccactcagaacaggccttgtcatggtcgaccaaatatgttgagtgcacgtgctcagcatcatatccagaggttatatttgggaaatagatgtatgtgctgccagcattgctgcagaggttgaaggtgtGCTTCCTACTCCCATTTTTTTCTATTGAGATTTGCAAAGATGAGTGGTGATGAGATGGCATGTTTTGTGGCAGCATATTTTCTATatgaaagagagaggagaaagaagggCACGTAGATACTGGATCCACCCCGTAATTGCTGGTCGGGAAGAGAGAGGCCAATTTTGGGTCATGTACAGTGACCTACGTGATCATGAGGAGAAATTTTTGGATTACACTAGGATGTCCATAAAAAGGTTAGTCAAAATTACTTGGATTCATGCTGTTTGACATTGTTCCTTTCTTATCATGTCCACTAaaaaccccactttttttttttttttaacaacagctTTGATGAGTTATTGGGTTTACTCAGTAGTCGGTTGCAGCGAATGGACACATATTTTCGTAATAGTATACCCCCTGTGGAGCGACTAATCATCACActgatgtaattttttatttatgttttcaaatttttttgaaGACTCTATTGCATATAGAACCCAATATTAATAATTTTTGTATATGCATCAAATAAAAACCAAACACATGTttttaaaggcaaaaataaactttattttttttttaaacattttaaaatagttTTGAAATATAACTTATGTTCTTTTGTTAGTTATTCACATATACAACTCAACAATATAAAACAAAGAAATAGAGCCAACGTTGCTcatagaacaattttttttttttttttttttttatagctgatgGAATGTTTGGGAGGCGTCCTCTCGCTCATCAGGTGACATCACCACATTCATAGCATGGCCAAAATGTGACCAGCTGGAGGTGGAGGGATTCTTATTATGCTGCCAATTAGAAGGTGGAAGTGGTGTTGGCAGAGGAGGGTAATTAGAAGGTGTTGGTGTTGGCAGAGGAGGGTAATTAGAAGGTGTTGGCAGAGGAGGATAATTAGAAGGTGGTGGTGTTGGCAGAGGAGGGCAAGTAGAAGGTGGTAGTGTTGGCAGAGGAGGGTAAGTAGAAGGTGGTTTTGTTGGTCGAGGAAGGTGGGTGGCAATATGTGGTGATGACAACCGAGGAAGGGGTGGTGCTGGCAGATGGTGCGGAGGGTGAGTTGCATAGGGACCATAGGGTGGTGGAGGTTCAAAGGATTGATATGTTGTGGTTGGTGGAATGAAAGTTGCGATGTAATGTATGGTACCTGCCAACATGTCTGCCTGGAGTACTGATGGTACCCTCTCCATCAGCCCCTCCAGACATCTAGCAAAATCCTGAACGTACGACctgttgctggacattctttcAGACATAGAGGCCATGATGTCTAACATTCGATTGAAATCAGGTTCTGGAGCCTTCCTTCTTATTGCTTTAGCTGGTACACGAGGACATATTTGTAGCATGGATTCCTCGTCTCCCACAGGTGTGGCAGATGTAGACCGTGATGGATTCGACAATTGACTCTCCGTCTCTTGGCCCGCTTGATCACCTGATGCTTGGCTTGCTTGCTGACTGTTAGCATCTGTGTCCAAATCGTTGTTTGGAGTACTTTCCTCCCAGCAGTGTTCAgtactgaaaataaaaaattagttaTTATAACTtacttattacattttgtttaatGACATTAGTACAGATGATAGCTTACCTCCCCAAAGCCAGAAATGGTCGAAGAAACTCCAATTCTCTAGCAAACATGTAATCTTTTGGGGCACACGCTGCCGATCCACTCCTACGTTCCCTTTGCAGTCTTAGTCTTGTTTTGAGCATTTTAActgtcaaaaaaacaaataaaaatataccgtatttgccggcgtataagacgaccccctaattttccagccaaaatgttggttttggcatatactcaccgtataagactacccccttcctactagtcatgcctcgcctcacggtgccaccattacatgccagactgtgccccattacattaccCCTCCATTGTGCTGTTCTCCCCGTCCACGctccgctccgtgtcccccctcgctgtgcccttaccttatccacatgcagaatcgcggccgtactgtacgttttttcaaaagccgcgcctccgacgtcttctgttccgtgataggtgaaACAGtaagcttcccaggaggcactgtgttcagtattcgcctatcacggaggccctctcgtccgaggacgagagggcctccgtgataggcggacactaaacacaggacgagcgggcctccgtgataggcggacactgaacacagtgcctcctaggcgtggcttttgaaaaaacatacggccgcgattctgcatgtctttaggataaggtaaggttaggttaccggcgtataagacgatccccgactttcaagaagattttaaggtgttagaaagtcgtcttatacgccggaaaatacggtatatatatttttctttgtagGTATCTATCAACCGGACAAATCGCTAGCAAGCCTACACTATGCCTTTCGTATAGGAAAGTCGACTGCAAGTTACATCGTCCGTGACACCTGCTCTGCTATTTAGGAAGTGTTGAAGGATATTGTGTTTAAGAAACCTACAGCAGAGGAATGGTCACAGATCTCAGAAATTTTCTGGCAACGCTGCAACTTCCCCAATTGCGTTGGAGCGATCGATGGAAAACATATTCGGATCGTAAAGCCCATGGGTAGCGGAAGCCAgtattttaattacaaaaaatatttttcttttgttttaatgGCTGTGGCTAATGCCAATTATTGTTTCCGTTACATTGATATTGGGTCGTATGGCAGCAGAGCTGACTCTACTATATTTGGTAACTCATCTTTTGGACACATGCTGCTTACCAATAGTCTGAACCTTCCGGAATACAGTCCATTCCCGGGCACAAATGGCCCTCCCCTACCCAGTGTTTTTGTGGGTGATGAGGTCTTTGCTCTGAGTGCGCATCTTCTACGGCCTTATTCGGGTCATAATCTAACTGAACAGAAGAGTGTGTTCAATTACCGGCTAACAAGAGCACATCGAGTTGTCGAATGTGCTTTTGGTATTTTGGCAAACAAATGGCGGGTCCTACACACTCCCATTGTTCCAAATATGCAAAATGCAGTCTGTGCTGTTAAAGCTGCATGTGACTTGCACAATTTTGTAAGGCAGCGGGATGGATTCGAGTTTGAGGACCCACTGCATGTGAACATGGAAAGAGCTCATTGGACTGGTGTTCGTGGAAGCAGACAAGGTACACATGTCAGGGATCAATTTGCGTCATACTTTATGTCTCCAGCAGGACAGGTCCCATGGCAGCTTGATGCAATTAAATAATTTTACCTTTTCAGTTTTTTCTTAACCATATACTATGCTGTACTGAAGAATTAAAAATGATTGCTGTATTGAGAAGTCTCATGTttctgatttttatatatatttatctttggGTGGAGTATCCATACAATATCCACTAGGGGTCAGAGTGTGCCATTACGTATTAGTGACATGCTGACAATTCTATACTCTTATGCATTAGGTCAGGGTTCTCCAAACtttacaaacaaagggccactttattgcccttcagactttaggagggccggattggggccagcaagggaagaaaaagtcACAGGCCCGGCATCAGTGAAAACATATGGCCTCAGAGTTgttggtcaataggaagaggagtattccccctattagtaggagtagtatcccatcattggtatcagtggataatatagtgccccattgttggggtcaatGGGAGGTTTAGTGCctcgtgtcagtgggaggaattgtgccccaagggccggataaaggctggcaaagggccacatctggccctcgggccgtagtttggagacctctgcattAGGTGCTTACATAAGAAGGAGGCAATAGATGTGCCATTCCAGTTCATCCGGGCCACATTCCTACACACATGCAATGTGTGTGTACACATATGTGACCAtattaaactgcaattgtcattttcacagtaatcaatgcatttttatagcactttccgctgtaaaaatgacaatggtcccaaaaatctgtcaaaattgtttgatgtgtctgccataatgtcgcagtcatgaaaataaattgctgatcggcgccattagtagtataatttttttttttttaaatgccataaaaatatcccctattttgtaaatgcaatacattttttacaaaccaatcgttaaacgcttattgcgatttttaaaacatatatgtagaataatacttaTCGAcctaaagtaaagaaaaaaaaaatgctatctttttttggggatatgtattttagcaaaaagtaaaaaatcttgaatttttttacgaattgtcaattaaaaccgcagaggtgatcaaataccaccaaaataaagctctttttgcaggaaaaaaaggccgccaattttgtttgtgagccatgtcgcatgactgtgcaattgttaaagcaacgcagtgccgaatcgcaaaaaggggcaaggtccttattggtccgggtcttaagtggtaatgTACTAAATAACAAATCATCCTATTATCTCTCTATGGTAATTTTGGTGGTTAGTTATGTTTGCAGGGTTACCTTTCTCATCCTTCACACAGCCAGTTAGGACTGCCCAGTTTGTGAAAACTTCGCTGGCAATCTGGTTCCATGCCCTCCTCTTGCTCGCTCGAAGTTTGTAGCATGGATCTCTGGAATCATACAGACAGGGGTGCTGCTTTACCATTCTGATAAAGCTCTAATGATCTAAAAGATACTGTCTCATCCACTTCCCCCTCCATGTTGCTGGACTCCATGTGTGCTATTCTCAAAAATGGTGATATGTGCACTTCCTGTGTCTGATAATGTCATTTCCTATGTAAAATCAATTTCACTTGAGCAGATTAAAgcgaaacgctcgttgtcgcgctagatgcTTGTATCGAGCGtatccattactttctatgggaatagAAACGTTCTAAAACGCCCAAATCCGCCCaatttgcgcgacaaaaaagggtccggaacttgtttgagcttcaggcgttcggcttcaggcgttttggagtggagatgtgaaccatctccatagagaagaatatattttttcccctctagcgttttatagcttcatgcttcaggtgacaaaacgctcaggtgtgaatgcagctttaaACCAGGCCACAAACAGtttgatggtaaaaaaaaaaaatatatatatattcaaagttTATTGCACATTGATAATATATagcaattttgaatatttttttttaccatcaaaCTGTTTGTGGCCCAGTTCAAAGTCCCAATCTGAGGAATTCATGTTTTGACCCCAAAGTTTTCTAGGACCGGTGATGTGTCCCAGACAACTTTGGGAGGGAGAACTTCCACTTCCAATCGCCTAACGTGACCGGAAAAGAAGTaggacaggtacctgtcaaaatcagggaACCTTCCCCAAAAGCCATTTTTCACAAACAGGATCCAGGGAGAAGGTCTTAAACCAGAAGTTCCACTTgtgggtggaacaccgctttaaagcgattgtaaaggcttgtgttttattttaaaacaagcgTGTTAAACTTACCTggtctgtgcagtttgtttttcacagagcagccccgatcctcctcttctcgggaccCTCTTTGGTGTTCCTGGCTTCTCCCTCCTGTCAAAtggccccacagcaagcagcttgccatgggggcacccgagccgagtcacagccgTGTcttcattcagacatggagccgcgaCCCGGCCCCACCCCGTCTTCCGATTGGCTAATTGCCTTTtacagccgtgggagccaatggctccgctaccaagtctcagccaatcagaaggagcGTCCTGGACGGCCaggacactcgtggacatcgccgGAGagcgatggggctcaggtaagtaattacggggttctgcacacagaaggttttttatctgaatgcatagaaagcatcaagataaaaaacattATGCCTTAACAACTCATTAAGTATTCTCCACGTTATGCAatttaagaaaataataaaaaagtaaatatgaATTTCTCTGCAGGCGCAACCGAAACGTGCGTTCGCTTCTACAtgcgagcacggggggggggggggctcgggagcactatacattttttttattcccatTATAATgaatacattccttgtaataggaataggccATGCCAGGTCCTCTttgtggagagatgtggggtgagtgaaaaacgtatatagcgcagcacatgcgaactgaatcgcctctgggcgtctCATGGAGAGCCCCGGATTTATAATCGGGACCCAGAACTCCTGATTCcgggtcacctgatcgctgtaGTAGCCTTCGATTGGCTACAACAGTGATCAGTCGCTGTGAAGCCTGCCCCTGTGTTTGCCGGTGGATGGTACAAACACATATATGCAGTATCGCTGTGATCATCAGGAGAAAAATCATCAGGAgaaaaatttattttgggttgttctttggtggtaggtacAGCTAAAatttagaaatatatattttactcttTTGGCCCAGGTTTCCTTTAAAGAAATCAAAAAATATCCATAACCATTtactaccaaatgaaagcccatgttggcctgagaaaaaaaaaagttataatcctggatgcacaaagtagatGCAACGATATATACGGTTTTACCAGCATCAAAGTTGCTAAATTGTGCTCAGgcattaaagctgagctccactcaaaaggggaggatcagactTAAAGCATTTCTACCTCAATCCCCTCCTGTGCCTAAcctacctagttttgacaggtacccgctcccaccttcctccactcttctgggagGGTCACAGGTCCCATGAAACCTGATGAATTTTCAGCAGGCACAGTGTAGCCGCAAGCTGTACCCACAGTTGAAATGCCGGCACCagggagtgagtgagaaacttgtaaagcgcaacacatgcgaactgaatcgcctctgggcgctgtttccattttcATGggcaaggaaccccttgacctcagaagagatgggttttaatctttcttctgaaggccaagtggtccgattccagccggatgttagttggtagtgcattccatagccaaggtccctggactgcaaatcttcgatctcctttggacttgtgtctggttttgggtatttgaagtaggttttgatttgtggatcgcagaatgctattggtgttatgggcttttattttttcgcatagatattggggggcgtttccttgaatacacttatgcgtaaggcagagtgccttgaaagtgattctgtcttttgctggcaaccaatgaagggagagGAGCGGGAGTAAGCAGCTACATTTTTTTGTAGGTGCTGActtaacaaaaacacaaaaaaaaaaaagagctcctctaagatttgttttacccttgggCGTGAAagggcagtgttaattttgattaagtcttaagcctggtacacacgatcagattttcatcagactaagcataggacttttgtctgaatggcgttggccaggaatttgtcttgcatacaaaaacggcaaagaattgtcagccaacaaacacaaaactacgtgtttttttcagctccaTTGGGCACCTACTgcgaatgttgtgttatggtgagcattgcttctgagcatacgtgtcggaaaattttaaccccacatttgttggcagaaattccaacaattgtctgatggagcatacaaacggtcggattttccgacaacagcctatcATCACAATTCCCgccggaaaatctgatcgtgtgtacgaggatttaGTCTCGACTAAAAATagcgttttagtcccattttagtcttctgcaagggTTTTAGTCACGTTTAGTCGaccaaatctccagtacattttagtcatctaaaatcgaaTGAGTGCAGTTAAatagtaatgcattatttaaccaCGCCAATACAGGGCTtgtatacccacctcaataccgggcttatTCTGGCACTtcactcctacatgtacaaatcatcattcttttgctagaaaattactcagaacccccaaacatatatgtttttttttagcagacaccatagggaataaaatgacggtttcatgaaattaaaaaacaaaacagtaaagttagcccaatttttttgtagaatatgaaagatgatgttacgccgagtaaatagatacctaacatgtcacgcgttaaaattgcgcacactcatggaatagcgccaaacttcggtacttaaaaatctccataggcaacactttgaacatttttacaggttaccagtttagagttacagaggaggtctggtgctagaattattgctggcACTCcaacgcatgcggcgatacctcacatatgtggtttgaacggcgtttacatatgtgggcgggacttgcgtgtgcgttcgcttctgagcgcgagctaccggggacaggggcgttttaatttttatttattgtacctttttttaatcacttttattcctattacaaggaatgtaaacatcccttgtaataggaatggtgtgtgacaggtcctctttatggagagatgcagggtcaataagaccgcacatctctcctccaggctgaaaagcttgagatcgtgaaaaaaaatgtcaccgatctcatgcttactagccgcaatcgcagctttgttttttttcgggtacccgggcgtgacgtcatcacattgcgccgggcctccgatggtcatagagatgactggtgaccatct
This window encodes:
- the C1H18orf25 gene encoding uncharacterized protein C18orf25 homolog isoform X1, producing MKMEAVGKSEPLLESEVPPVTQQSVDSTPDEGALDLQASLKDNAQDVPDSSGLSSMPCLLMELRRDSSESQLASTESDKPTAGRVYESDSSNHCMLSPSSSGHLADSDTLSSAEEAEPRRPEAITEGCDAASQGAAVARKSRRSRSESETSTMAAKKNRQSSDKQNGRVTKVKGHRSQKHKERIRLLRQKREAAARKKYNLLQDSSTSDSDLTCDSSTSSSDDDEEVSGSSKTITAEIPVKMLKTRLRLQRERRSGSAACAPKDYMFARELEFLRPFLALGSTEHCWEESTPNNDLDTDANSQQASQASGDQAGQETESQLSNPSRSTSATPVGDEESMLQICPRVPAKAIRRKAPEPDFNRMLDIMASMSERMSSNRSYVQDFARCLEGLMERVPSVLQADMLAGTIHYIATFIPPTTTYQSFEPPPPYGPYATHPPHHLPAPPLPRLSSPHIATHLPRPTKPPSTYPPLPTLPPSTCPPLPTPPPSNYPPLPTPSNYPPLPTPTPSNYPPLPTPLPPSNWQHNKNPSTSSWSHFGHAMNVVMSPDEREDASQTFHQL